cgaaacaaaattttaaaatacccATTTTATTCTCCCAAAAACCAATATCCAAATTGACCCCAAATCAAACTCGATTTGACATCCAAAGGCCCATATCTAAAATTTGAGTTGCCttgagcatctccaaaagacattctataacttcaaatatgaagttttctGTTCTCCAAAAAggaatttcaaaacttcaaatttaaagttgtGAGGAGTGAAaatctatatttaaagttttactattcaaaatttcatatttttatttgcattttggtccttacaattacacatcacatttatgtttaagttatgtttacaaaatttaagtttatacataaaattaaattaaacattaaaataagatttaaaatatttaaaactagatttagataacaaaaatatacaaaagaaacttaacaacttttttttttaaataattacatgaagacataactattacacaaatttaaatattacaacaacactaatagtcatgTCAGTTTGAAccggaaccttcaaaatttctaaatattgtccaattttgtttgtgtaactgaagatgatgatgtcttttcgtacaattttttgttgtttatattgaatatattcacgagtattaatattaTCGATAAAAGTTAGTCTCTTAGCAATATTTTcccgcccgagaccagcaaacaaaaatcaacacaaCCTTTTCCCGGATCTCACGGTGGATTCTCTTATTGATGAAACATCAAGAACATGGAATTCACAGGTTATCAGGACTTTAGTGGACCCGAATGATGCGCAGGTAATTGAGAGTATACCGTTAAGCCGGTTTCGGACAGCGGATCGGGATGGCTGGAATTTTACAATGAATGGGAGATATACAGTTAAATCAGGATATGAGGTGGAACGAGTGTATCCAGACAAAGTTAGGCCACCACCAGAGTATGGCCCATCAGTTTCTTTATTGAAAGCACAATGTTGGAAAGTGCGCTGTCcaccaaagttaaaacattttctttggcaATTGGTTACAGGTTGCATAGCGGTAAAGAAAAATCTAAGGTCTCGAGGTATTCAAGGGGATACGATCTGTGCATGATGTGGAGCACCTGAGGAGTCCATcaatcatgtattttttgaatgtcctccggCAATCCAGGTTTGGGCATTGTCACGGATTCCGTCAAACCCAGATTTTTTTCCCCTGCAATCACTATTTGCAAATatgaatcatttattttggaGGGTGTCTCCACCAATGGACGATAATCATTTTGCATGGAtcctatggtatatatggaaaggaaGGAACAATAAGGTCTTTAGCAATTTGGATATTGATCCCCGTGATACCCTCAAGTTGGCGGAAACAGAATCGGCCCTCTGGGCTGAGGCGCAAATTAAAAATGAACAGGGATCTGATCAGACCCGATTGGTAGTGAATGCGACATTGCCCACTATCTCcggtagatggtgtttcacGGATGGTTCATGGAAGGAAAATGATCGGTTTTCGGGACAAGGATGGTGTAGTACTCTAGAAAGTTTTGACAGTTTGATGGGAGCAAGGAATACTAGAGCGGGTCAATCCCCACTGCACTCGGAGATAGAGGCGCtcatatgggcaatggaatgtatgaggaacttAAGACAATATAATGTTACTTTTGCGacagattgttctcagttggtgaagatggtttctgaACCCGAAGAATGGCccgcatttgcaagttatttggaagatatcaagatcctGCAAAGAAGTTTCCACAGCTCAGAGCTCATCCATATACGAAGGACGCTAAACACAAGGGcagatagtctagcacgcagtgcaagAAAGCAACTCTTGTTTGTAGTCCACATGGATGCGGAGCTaccagtttggttcacagagtctatatgagtctgtttgtttgctgacaaaaaaaaaatgtttctattTTACTTTCTGGTTCttatctaatgtatttacaagtattaatatcacttgattttaacaattttttatctctaatctacaaattaaaaatgaagataGTCATTTTTGCTTCAAAATGCACTAGTAGATCATctatgcattacgaaaatcacttaatggaataatatggtattttgattgaagtttaatattaagttattttgtttaaatttttatatgtttatatatgtgctagttatttataaaagttttatgaattcaaattagttatgataaatataaggaccatattataaaatacaaatagttttaaagttgagtttgaagttttgtttttggagaataacacctttaaacttcaaatatagaattttagaaatttcaaaatagagttttttttttagagatgCTCTAAACAACTTGTTTTGTTGTATCATAGCTCTCGCCAAATGTAAGAAGAGAAGAGTGGCTAACATTCATATTACTCATATGGAAAATCATtacaaaatacaataaatacaaAGACAGTAAGCttatatatcaatttaaataatttcgtatttccataaaatataattcaCGTTAGGATCCTCTTTAACTAATCTAAAAAGTTAATTAAAGAAGAACATCGTCTGTATTAATAGATGTAATTCATACTAGATttccacc
The nucleotide sequence above comes from Brassica napus cultivar Da-Ae chromosome A9, Da-Ae, whole genome shotgun sequence. Encoded proteins:
- the LOC106393806 gene encoding uncharacterized protein LOC106393806 yields the protein MDDNHFAWILWYIWKGRNNKVFSNLDIDPRDTLKLAETESALWAEAQIKNEQGSDQTRLVVNATLPTISGRWCFTDGSWKENDRFSGQGWCSTLESFDSLMGARNTRAGQSPLHSEIEALIWAMECMRNLRQYNVTFATDCSQLVKMVSEPEEWPAFASYLEDIKILQRSFHSSELIHIRRTLNTRADSLARSARKQLLFVVHMDAELPVWFTESI